One segment of Pandoraea pnomenusa DNA contains the following:
- the rplN gene encoding 50S ribosomal protein L14, with protein sequence MIQTETRLEVADNTGAREVMCIKVLGGSKRRYAGIGDIIKVSVKDAAPRGRVKKGEIYNAVVVRTAKGVRRQDGSLVKFDGNAAVLLNTKLEPIGTRIFGPVTRELRTERFMKIVSLAPEVL encoded by the coding sequence ATGATTCAAACTGAAACCCGGCTCGAAGTAGCCGACAACACCGGTGCGCGCGAAGTGATGTGCATCAAGGTGCTGGGCGGCTCCAAGCGTCGCTACGCCGGCATTGGCGACATCATCAAGGTCAGCGTGAAGGATGCTGCCCCGCGTGGTCGCGTCAAGAAGGGCGAAATCTACAACGCAGTGGTCGTGCGCACCGCCAAGGGCGTGCGTCGCCAGGACGGCTCGCTGGTCAAATTCGACGGCAACGCCGCCGTGCTGCTCAACACCAAGCTCGAGCCGATCGGCACCCGTATCTTCGGGCCGGTTACGCGTGAACTGCGTACCGAACGCTTCATGAAGATCGTGTCGCTGGCCCCGGAAGTGCTGTAA
- the rplE gene encoding 50S ribosomal protein L5, which translates to MARLQEFYKDKIVAELTKQFGYKSVMEVPRITKITLNMGLGQAVADKKIIEHAVGDLTKIAGQKPVVTKARKAIAGFKIREGYPIGTMVTLRGERMFEFLDRFITVALPRVRDFRGISGRAFDGRGNYNIGVKEQIIFPEIEYDKIDALRGLNISITTTAKTDEEAKALLSAFKFPFRN; encoded by the coding sequence ATGGCCCGTTTGCAAGAATTCTATAAGGACAAGATTGTCGCCGAGCTCACGAAGCAGTTCGGTTACAAGTCTGTCATGGAAGTGCCGCGCATCACCAAGATCACCCTGAACATGGGCCTTGGTCAAGCCGTCGCCGACAAGAAGATCATTGAGCACGCCGTTGGCGACCTGACGAAGATCGCCGGCCAGAAGCCGGTGGTGACGAAGGCTCGCAAGGCTATCGCCGGTTTCAAGATCCGCGAGGGTTATCCGATCGGTACGATGGTGACGCTGCGTGGTGAGCGTATGTTCGAATTCCTGGATCGTTTCATCACCGTGGCCCTGCCGCGCGTGCGTGACTTCCGTGGTATTTCGGGCCGTGCGTTCGATGGTCGTGGCAACTACAACATCGGTGTGAAAGAGCAGATCATTTTCCCCGAAATCGAGTACGACAAAATCGACGCGCTGCGTGGTCTGAACATCAGCATCACCACGACCGCGAAGACTGACGAAGAAGCCAAGGCTCTTCTGTCGGCGTTCAAATTCCCGTTCCGTAACTGA
- the rplX gene encoding 50S ribosomal protein L24 — protein MNKIRKGDQVIVLTGKDKAKRGTVLAVDGDKLVVEGVNVAKKHVKPNPMKGTQGGVVDKTMPIHVSNVALVDANGKPSRVGIKVEDGKKVRFLKTTGAVVGA, from the coding sequence ATGAACAAGATTCGCAAGGGTGACCAGGTCATCGTGCTGACGGGTAAGGACAAGGCCAAGCGTGGCACGGTCCTGGCCGTTGATGGCGACAAGTTGGTCGTCGAGGGCGTGAACGTTGCCAAGAAGCACGTCAAGCCGAACCCGATGAAGGGCACGCAAGGTGGCGTGGTCGACAAGACGATGCCGATCCACGTTTCGAACGTGGCGCTGGTGGATGCCAATGGCAAGCCGTCGCGCGTGGGCATCAAGGTCGAAGACGGCAAGAAGGTCCGCTTCCTCAAGACGACCGGCGCGGTCGTCGGTGCCTAA
- the rpmC gene encoding 50S ribosomal protein L29 encodes MKASELRAKDVDGLNKELSDLLKAQFGLRMQAGTQQLSNTSQLKKVRKDIARVRTVLTEKASQK; translated from the coding sequence ATGAAAGCATCCGAACTTCGTGCCAAGGATGTCGACGGCCTGAACAAGGAACTGTCGGATCTGTTGAAGGCCCAATTCGGTCTTCGCATGCAAGCGGGCACCCAACAGCTGAGCAACACCAGCCAGCTGAAGAAGGTGCGCAAGGACATCGCGCGTGTGCGTACCGTGTTGACTGAGAAGGCGAGCCAGAAATGA
- the rpsQ gene encoding 30S ribosomal protein S17, producing the protein MNDTAKTSLKRTLVGKVVSDKMDKTVTVLVERQMKHPLYGKYIVRSKKYHAHDETNQYKEGDTVEIQESRPLSKTKAWTVSRLVEAARII; encoded by the coding sequence ATGAACGATACCGCTAAGACCTCGCTGAAGCGTACCCTGGTGGGTAAGGTTGTCAGCGACAAGATGGACAAGACGGTTACCGTGCTGGTCGAGCGTCAAATGAAGCACCCGCTCTACGGCAAGTACATCGTGCGTTCGAAGAAGTACCACGCGCACGACGAGACCAACCAGTACAAGGAAGGCGATACGGTCGAGATTCAAGAATCCCGTCCGCTGTCGAAGACCAAGGCCTGGACGGTTTCCCGTCTCGTGGAAGCTGCCCGCATCATCTAA